One stretch of Paracoccus liaowanqingii DNA includes these proteins:
- a CDS encoding gluconate 2-dehydrogenase subunit 3 family protein: MNRRQLLTMIAAVTGTAMMGGHRAMAYLPTETGTNIFTPEDAAFLDEVAETLIPATDTPGAKEAGVGAFMTQYVSDCFDAEEQAVFREGMEALQADARDRFGKPFADLTGDERQQMLQAAHEAAAAQAGLVAEHEERREQSLDVQPSADTAADELPADPDAPQLHWFTPIQQLVLFGFFTSEVGATQVLRYEPVPGEYNGDLDYDGGPAWAT; encoded by the coding sequence ATGAACCGCCGCCAGCTTCTGACGATGATCGCCGCCGTCACCGGCACGGCCATGATGGGCGGGCATCGCGCCATGGCCTATCTGCCGACCGAGACGGGGACGAACATCTTCACCCCCGAGGATGCCGCCTTCCTGGACGAGGTGGCCGAGACCCTGATCCCCGCCACCGACACGCCCGGCGCCAAGGAGGCGGGCGTCGGTGCCTTCATGACGCAATATGTCAGCGACTGCTTCGACGCCGAGGAGCAGGCCGTCTTCCGCGAGGGGATGGAGGCGCTGCAGGCCGATGCGCGGGATCGCTTCGGCAAGCCCTTCGCCGACCTGACCGGGGATGAACGCCAGCAGATGCTGCAGGCCGCGCATGAGGCCGCCGCCGCGCAGGCGGGCCTCGTGGCGGAACATGAAGAGCGGCGCGAACAGTCGCTGGACGTGCAGCCCTCGGCCGACACGGCCGCGGACGAGCTGCCCGCCGATCCCGACGCCCCGCAGCTGCACTGGTTCACGCCGATCCAGCAGCTGGTGCTGTTCGGCTTCTTCACCTCCGAGGTCGGCGCCACGCAGGTGCTGCGCTACGAGCCGGTGCCGGGCGAATACAACGGCGATCTGGACTATGACGGCGGCCCGGCCTGGGCCACCTGA
- a CDS encoding 3-keto-disaccharide hydrolase: protein MTLTSKRLTPLLAAGLVLAAPAFAQDAAPEPTQEERQAQSRVTEVQGPEPRLVQTPEGQPPSDATVLFDGSSLEGWESVDGGAAAWTIEDGALHVGRGSGDIRTTESFCDVQLHVEWRSPPNDEGHDSQDRGNSGVFLQERYEVQVLDSHENPTYANGQAGSIYKQHLPLVNASRAPGEWQSYDIIFQAPIFAEDGALRRPAHLTVLHNGVVVQNHAQLQGATEWIGYPSYEAHDCAPIRLQDHDADVSFRNIWVRPM from the coding sequence ATGACCCTGACTTCCAAAAGACTGACCCCCCTGCTGGCCGCCGGCTTGGTGCTGGCCGCCCCCGCCTTCGCGCAGGACGCCGCCCCCGAGCCCACGCAGGAGGAACGCCAGGCCCAGTCCCGCGTGACCGAGGTCCAAGGCCCCGAGCCGCGCCTGGTCCAGACCCCCGAGGGCCAGCCCCCCTCGGACGCGACCGTCCTCTTCGATGGCAGCAGTCTGGAGGGCTGGGAATCCGTCGATGGCGGCGCGGCGGCGTGGACCATCGAGGACGGCGCCCTGCATGTCGGGCGCGGCAGCGGCGACATCCGCACGACCGAGAGCTTCTGCGACGTGCAGCTGCATGTCGAATGGCGCTCGCCCCCCAATGACGAGGGCCATGACAGCCAGGATCGCGGCAACAGCGGCGTCTTCCTGCAGGAACGCTACGAAGTTCAGGTCCTGGACAGCCATGAGAACCCGACCTACGCGAACGGGCAGGCGGGCTCGATCTACAAGCAGCACCTGCCGCTGGTGAACGCCTCGCGCGCGCCGGGCGAATGGCAGAGCTATGACATCATCTTCCAAGCGCCGATCTTTGCCGAGGATGGCGCGCTGCGCCGCCCCGCGCATCTGACGGTCCTGCACAATGGCGTCGTGGTGCAGAACCATGCGCAGCTGCAGGGCGCGACGGAATGGATCGGCTATCCCAGCTACGAGGCGCATGACTGCGCGCCCATCCGGCTGCAGGATCACGATGCCGATGTCAGCTTCCGCAACATCTGGGTCCGCCCGATGTAA
- a CDS encoding hydroxypyruvate isomerase family protein: MTDLSERRFTGLSRRALFYGAGGLAVAGTGLAGAAMAQDGAQDAAQDGQAPAATGLRGNINHSVARWTFGDMDLADLCVLGRSVGLRAIDLCGPDDWPTLREHGMDSSMCNGAEISLEDGWADPANHATLIENYTRHIALVAEAGYTNLICFSGNRRGMSDEEGLANCAEGLSRILPLAAEAGVVLQMELLNSRVNHPDYLCDRSAWGVALCERLDSANFRLLYDIYHMQIMEGDVIRTITEHNQWFGHYHTAGNPGRNEPDDSQELNYPAICRAIRDTGHQGWLAQEFVPRDPSPDAAAQSLRDAVLTCDV; encoded by the coding sequence ATGACCGATTTGTCGGAACGTCGTTTCACGGGCCTGTCGCGCCGTGCGCTGTTCTATGGCGCGGGTGGGCTGGCCGTGGCCGGCACCGGGCTGGCGGGCGCCGCCATGGCGCAGGACGGGGCGCAGGACGCGGCACAGGACGGGCAGGCCCCCGCCGCCACCGGGCTGCGCGGCAACATCAACCATTCCGTCGCGCGCTGGACCTTCGGCGACATGGATCTGGCCGATCTCTGCGTGCTGGGCCGGTCGGTCGGGCTGCGGGCCATCGACCTCTGCGGTCCCGACGACTGGCCAACCTTGCGCGAACACGGGATGGACAGCTCGATGTGCAACGGGGCCGAGATCAGCCTGGAGGATGGCTGGGCGGACCCCGCCAACCACGCGACGCTGATCGAGAACTATACCCGCCACATCGCGCTGGTGGCCGAGGCGGGCTACACGAACCTGATCTGCTTCAGCGGCAACCGGCGCGGCATGTCCGACGAGGAGGGGCTGGCCAACTGCGCCGAGGGCCTGTCCCGGATCCTGCCCCTTGCGGCGGAGGCGGGCGTGGTCCTGCAGATGGAACTGCTGAACAGCCGCGTGAATCACCCCGATTACCTTTGCGACCGCAGCGCATGGGGGGTGGCGCTGTGCGAGCGTCTGGACAGCGCGAACTTCCGGCTGCTCTACGACATCTATCACATGCAGATCATGGAGGGCGACGTGATCCGCACGATCACCGAGCACAACCAATGGTTCGGCCATTACCACACCGCCGGGAATCCCGGCCGGAACGAACCGGACGACAGCCAGGAACTGAACTATCCGGCGATCTGCCGTGCGATCCGCGACACCGGCCATCAGGGCTGGCTGGCGCAGGAATTCGTGCCACGCGATCCCAGCCCGGACGCCGCCGCGCAATCGCTGCGCGACGCGGTCCTGACCTGCGACGTCTGA
- a CDS encoding GMC oxidoreductase: MAENMHYDAIVVGSGISGGWAAKELTERGLKVLMLERGRNIEHLTDYVHAENEAWNYPHRGTATVEMKDNYPVLSRDYPLNEQTFGMWANEQENPYTEAKRFDWFRGYHVGGRSLMWGRQTYRLSDTDFGANEREGIATDWPIRYADIAPWYDHVERFAGISGTNEGLDILPDGQFLPPIPLNIVEKDVAARLRNAFGGKRYLINSRVANITEALPEQNRVACQYRNKCWLGCPYGAYFSTQSATLPAAIATGNLTLRPFSIVKEVLYDKDTKRATGVEIIDAETNMTYEYTANVVFLNASSFNSTWVLMNSATDVWEGGLGSSSGELGHNVMDHHFRVGAEGRVEGYDDKYYFGRRPAGFYIPRFRNTEGEERPYTRGFGYQGSASRQGWRRDIAELNIGSDMKEALSKPGEWTIGMTGFGEMLPYHDNFIALDRGTTDKWGLPVLSISVDLRENEMRMREDMKQDAVDIFEAAGVVDVKATESDYAPGMGIHEMGTARMGRDPATSVLNGNNQVWDAPNVYVTDGACMTSGACVNPSLTYMALTARAAEHAVAALKNGDL; encoded by the coding sequence ATGGCAGAGAACATGCATTACGACGCGATCGTCGTCGGATCCGGGATCAGCGGCGGTTGGGCCGCCAAGGAGCTGACCGAGCGGGGCCTGAAGGTCCTGATGCTGGAACGCGGCCGCAACATCGAACATCTGACCGACTACGTCCATGCCGAGAACGAGGCCTGGAACTATCCCCATCGCGGCACCGCGACCGTCGAGATGAAGGACAACTATCCGGTCCTGTCGCGCGACTATCCGCTGAACGAACAGACCTTCGGCATGTGGGCCAACGAGCAGGAGAACCCCTATACCGAGGCCAAGCGCTTCGACTGGTTCCGGGGCTATCATGTCGGCGGACGGTCCCTGATGTGGGGACGCCAGACCTATCGCCTGTCCGACACCGACTTCGGCGCCAACGAGCGCGAGGGGATCGCGACAGACTGGCCGATCCGCTATGCCGACATCGCGCCGTGGTACGACCATGTGGAACGCTTCGCGGGCATCTCGGGCACGAACGAGGGCTTGGACATCCTGCCCGACGGGCAGTTCCTGCCGCCCATTCCGCTGAACATCGTGGAAAAGGACGTGGCCGCGCGCCTGCGCAACGCCTTCGGCGGCAAGCGCTATCTGATCAACAGCCGCGTCGCCAACATCACCGAGGCGCTGCCCGAACAGAACCGCGTGGCCTGCCAGTACCGCAACAAGTGCTGGCTGGGCTGCCCCTATGGCGCCTATTTCAGCACGCAGTCGGCGACCCTGCCCGCGGCCATCGCCACCGGCAACCTGACGCTGCGCCCCTTCTCGATCGTCAAGGAGGTCCTGTACGACAAGGACACCAAGCGCGCGACCGGCGTCGAGATCATCGATGCCGAGACGAACATGACCTATGAATACACCGCCAACGTGGTGTTCCTGAACGCGTCGAGCTTCAATTCCACCTGGGTGCTGATGAACTCGGCCACCGACGTGTGGGAAGGCGGTCTGGGCTCGTCTTCGGGCGAACTGGGTCACAACGTCATGGACCACCATTTCCGCGTCGGCGCCGAGGGCCGCGTCGAGGGCTATGACGACAAGTACTATTTCGGGCGCCGCCCGGCGGGCTTCTACATCCCGCGCTTCCGCAACACGGAGGGCGAGGAGCGGCCCTATACGCGCGGCTTCGGCTATCAGGGATCGGCCAGCCGCCAGGGATGGCGCCGCGACATCGCCGAATTGAACATCGGCAGCGACATGAAAGAGGCTTTGTCCAAGCCCGGCGAATGGACCATCGGCATGACGGGTTTTGGCGAGATGCTGCCCTATCATGACAATTTCATCGCGCTGGACCGTGGCACGACCGACAAATGGGGCCTGCCGGTCCTGTCGATTAGCGTGGACCTGCGCGAGAACGAGATGCGCATGCGCGAGGACATGAAGCAGGACGCAGTCGACATCTTCGAGGCCGCGGGCGTCGTCGATGTGAAAGCCACCGAAAGCGACTATGCCCCCGGCATGGGCATCCACGAGATGGGCACGGCGCGGATGGGCCGCGACCCCGCGACCTCGGTCCTGAACGGCAACAACCAGGTCTGGGACGCGCCCAACGTCTATGTGACGGACGGGGCCTGCATGACCTCGGGGGCCTGCGTGAACCCCTCGCTGACCTACATGGCGCTGACCGCGCGGGCGGCGGAACATGCCGTCGCCGCCCTCAAGAACGGAGACCTGTGA